Proteins from one Monodelphis domestica isolate mMonDom1 chromosome 6, mMonDom1.pri, whole genome shotgun sequence genomic window:
- the RHOH gene encoding rho-related GTP-binding protein RhoH yields MLNSIKCVLVGDAAVGKTALLVRFTSETFPDMYKPTVYENAGVDVFMDGIQISLGLWDTAGNDAFKSIRPLSYQQADVVLMCYSVANHNSFLSLRNKWIAEIRSNLPCTPVLVVATQTDQREMGPHRASCINAVDGKRLAQEVKAKGYLECSALCNRGVQQVFECAVRTAVNHARKRSRRKLFSINDCKIF; encoded by the coding sequence ATGCTTAACTCCATCAAATGTGTGTTGGTTGGGGATGCAGCCGTGGGGAAAACAGCCCTCTTGGTGCGCTTCACATCAGAGACATTCCCTGACATGTACAAGCCCACGGTGTATGAGAATGCGGGGGTTGACGTCTTCATGGATGGTATCCAGATCAGTCTGGGCCTTTGGGACACAGCAGGTAATGATGCCTTCAAAAGCATCCGTCCCCTCTCCTACCAGCAGGCAGATGTGGTGCTCATGTGCTATTCGGTGGCCAACCATAACTCCTTCTTGAGCCTGAGGAACAAATGGATTGCTGAGATCCGGAGCAACTTGCCCTGCACCCCAGTTTTGGTGGTGGCCACACAGACTGACCAGAGGGAAATGGGGCCCCACAGGGCCTCCTGTATAAACGCAGTGGATGGGAAACGGTTGGCCCAGGAGGTGAAAGCCAAGGGCTATCTAGAGTGCTCAGCTCTTTGCAACCGAGGGGTACAGCAGGTATTTGAATGTGCTGTTAGGACTGCAGTTAATCACGCTAGGAAGAGAAGTAGGAGGAAACTCTTCTCCATTAATGACTGCAAGATCTTCTAA